In Streptomyces ambofaciens ATCC 23877, a single genomic region encodes these proteins:
- a CDS encoding GuaB3 family IMP dehydrogenase-related protein, which produces MTEIEIGRGKRGRRAYAFDDIAVVPSRRTRDPKEVSIAWQIDAYRFELPFLAAPMDSVVSPATAIRIGELGGLGVLNLEGLWTRYEDPQPLLDEIAELDTDNATRRLQEIYAAPIKEELIGQRIKEVRDSGVVTAAALSPQRTAQFSKAVVDAGVDIFVIRGTTVSAEHVSGSHEPLNLKQFIYELDVPVIVGGCATYTAALHLMRTGAAGVLVGFGGGAAHTTRNVLGIQVPMATAVADVAAARRDYMDESGGRYVHVIADGGVGWSGDLPKAIACGADSVMMGSPLARATDAPGRGNHWGMEAVNEELPRGKKVDLGTVGTIEEILTGPARNPDGSMNFFGALRRAMSTTGYSELKEFQRVEVTVGDSQHRR; this is translated from the coding sequence GTGACTGAGATCGAGATCGGGCGCGGCAAGCGCGGCCGGCGGGCGTACGCCTTCGACGACATCGCCGTCGTCCCCAGCCGCCGTACGCGGGACCCGAAGGAGGTCTCGATCGCCTGGCAGATCGACGCCTACCGCTTCGAGCTGCCGTTCCTGGCCGCTCCCATGGACTCGGTCGTCTCCCCGGCCACCGCCATCCGCATCGGCGAGCTGGGCGGCCTCGGCGTCCTCAACCTGGAAGGGCTGTGGACGCGGTACGAGGACCCGCAGCCGCTGCTCGACGAGATCGCCGAGCTGGACACGGACAACGCGACCCGCCGCCTCCAGGAGATCTACGCGGCTCCGATCAAGGAGGAGCTGATCGGGCAGCGCATCAAGGAGGTGCGCGACTCGGGCGTGGTCACCGCCGCCGCGCTCTCCCCGCAGCGCACCGCCCAGTTCTCCAAGGCCGTCGTGGACGCGGGCGTCGACATCTTCGTCATCCGCGGCACCACGGTCTCGGCGGAGCACGTCTCCGGCTCGCACGAGCCGCTGAACCTGAAGCAGTTCATCTACGAGCTGGACGTCCCGGTGATCGTCGGCGGCTGCGCCACCTACACCGCCGCCCTGCACCTGATGCGCACCGGCGCGGCGGGCGTCCTCGTCGGCTTCGGCGGCGGCGCCGCCCACACCACGCGCAACGTGCTGGGCATCCAGGTCCCCATGGCGACCGCGGTCGCCGACGTGGCCGCCGCCCGCCGCGACTACATGGACGAGTCCGGCGGCCGGTACGTGCACGTCATCGCCGACGGCGGTGTCGGCTGGTCCGGCGACCTGCCCAAGGCCATCGCCTGCGGCGCCGACTCCGTGATGATGGGTTCGCCGCTGGCCCGCGCGACCGACGCGCCGGGCCGGGGCAACCACTGGGGCATGGAGGCCGTCAACGAGGAGCTGCCCCGTGGCAAGAAGGTGGACCTCGGCACGGTCGGCACCATCGAGGAGATCCTCACCGGCCCGGCCCGCAACCCCGACGGCTCGATGAACTTCTTCGGCGCGCTGCGCCGGGCGATGTCGACGACCGGCTACAGCGAGCTGAAGGAGTTCCAGCGCGTGGAGGTCACGGTCGGGGACTCGCAGCACCGGCGGTAG
- a CDS encoding nucleotide sugar dehydrogenase, whose product MPADLAVIGLGPYGLPLAQAAVAAGIPTLGYRTGPEADPLTPAEVRRMLATGFRTPAGPAELGRVRTAVICTPTPPGADGGLDLTQVEAAARTLAAHMRPHTTVILESPVRPGTTEEFLRPLLEQGSGLRAGRDFHLAYSPSRADPGNRDFTPANTPKVIGGVTPACTESAAAFYSRLTDKVVRARGPREAETVQLLETNFRHVNIALVNEMAVLCDDLGVDLWDVLRCAETKPFGFQAFRPGPGVGGHSVPQDLTGQAPHSLRMVELAQQVNAQMPRYVVQRAAALLNEHGKSARGARVLLLGVTYKADLADQQATPAEEIATRLMSLGAAVSYHDPHIPSWKVADRPVPRADSLYEAAADADLTILLQQHRTYDLQGLSVKAQLLLDTRGATPTGAAHRL is encoded by the coding sequence ATGCCCGCAGATCTCGCCGTCATCGGACTCGGCCCGTACGGCCTGCCCCTGGCCCAGGCCGCCGTCGCCGCCGGCATCCCCACCCTCGGCTACCGCACCGGCCCCGAGGCCGATCCGCTCACCCCCGCCGAGGTGCGCCGGATGCTCGCCACGGGCTTCCGCACCCCCGCGGGACCGGCCGAGCTGGGGCGCGTCCGCACCGCCGTCATCTGCACCCCGACCCCACCGGGCGCGGACGGCGGCCTGGACCTCACCCAGGTGGAGGCCGCGGCCCGCACCCTGGCCGCGCACATGCGCCCGCACACCACCGTGATCCTGGAGTCGCCCGTGCGCCCGGGGACGACCGAGGAGTTCCTGCGCCCGCTGCTGGAACAGGGCTCCGGACTGCGCGCCGGCCGCGACTTCCACCTCGCCTACTCCCCCAGCCGCGCCGACCCCGGCAACCGCGACTTCACCCCGGCCAACACCCCGAAGGTCATCGGCGGCGTCACCCCCGCCTGCACCGAGTCGGCCGCCGCCTTCTACAGCCGCCTCACCGACAAGGTGGTCCGCGCGCGCGGCCCCCGCGAGGCGGAGACGGTCCAGCTGCTGGAGACCAACTTCCGGCACGTCAACATCGCCCTCGTCAACGAGATGGCCGTCCTGTGCGACGACCTCGGCGTCGACCTGTGGGACGTGCTGCGCTGCGCGGAGACCAAGCCGTTCGGCTTCCAGGCCTTCCGCCCGGGACCCGGCGTCGGCGGCCACTCCGTCCCCCAGGACCTGACCGGACAGGCCCCCCACAGCCTGCGCATGGTGGAGCTGGCCCAGCAGGTCAACGCCCAGATGCCCCGCTACGTCGTCCAGCGCGCCGCCGCCCTCCTCAACGAGCACGGCAAGTCCGCGCGCGGCGCCCGCGTCCTGCTCCTCGGCGTCACCTACAAGGCCGACCTCGCCGACCAGCAGGCCACCCCGGCCGAGGAGATCGCGACCCGTCTGATGTCGCTGGGCGCGGCCGTCAGCTACCACGACCCGCACATCCCGTCCTGGAAGGTCGCCGACCGCCCCGTCCCCCGCGCCGACTCCCTCTACGAGGCCGCCGCCGACGCCGACCTGACGATCCTCCTCCAGCAGCACCGCACGTACGACCTCCAGGGCCTGTCGGTGAAGGCCCAGCTGCTGCTGGACACGCGGGGGGCCACGCCCACGGGGGCGGCCCACCGGCTCTGA
- a CDS encoding glycerol-3-phosphate dehydrogenase/oxidase, with the protein MRTATLGPAQRAEALAAMAERELDVLVVGAGVVGAGTALDAVTRGLSTGLVEARDWASGTSSRSSKLIHGGLRYLEMLDFGLVREALKERGLLLERLAPHLVKPVPFLYPLQHKGWERLYAGSGVALYDAMAMARGHGRGLPAHRHLTRRHALRVAPALKKDALVGALQYYDAQMDDARFVTTLVRTAAAYGAQVANRARVTSFLREGERVVGARVQDVEAGGEYEIRAKQVVNATGVWTDDTQSMVGERGRFHVRASKGIHLVVPKDRIHSSTGLILRTEKSVLFVIPWGRHWIIGTTDTDWDLDKAHPAASSADIDYLLEHINSVLSVPLTRDDVEGVYAGLRPLLAGESDATSKLSREHTVAHPVPGLVVVAGGKYTTYRVMAKDAVDAAVHGLDLRVADCVTEITPLLGAEGYRALWNARARVAARTGLHVVRVEHLLNRYGAMAEEVLELVAADPSLGEPLHAADDYLRAEVVYAASHEGARHLDDVLTRRTRISIETFDRGTRSAREAAELMAPVLGWDEEQVEREVQHYEKRVEAERESQRQPDDLTADAARLGAPDIVPR; encoded by the coding sequence GTGAGGACAGCGACACTGGGGCCGGCACAGCGCGCCGAGGCGCTCGCGGCCATGGCCGAGCGCGAGCTGGACGTACTGGTGGTGGGCGCGGGCGTGGTCGGTGCGGGCACCGCGCTCGACGCGGTGACGCGGGGCCTGTCCACCGGCCTGGTCGAGGCGCGGGACTGGGCCTCGGGCACCTCCAGCAGGTCCAGCAAACTGATCCACGGCGGCCTGCGCTATCTGGAGATGCTCGACTTCGGGCTCGTCCGGGAGGCGCTGAAGGAGCGCGGCCTGCTGCTGGAGCGGCTCGCGCCGCACCTGGTGAAGCCGGTGCCGTTCCTGTACCCGTTGCAGCACAAGGGCTGGGAGCGGCTCTACGCCGGCTCGGGCGTCGCGCTCTACGACGCCATGGCGATGGCCCGCGGCCACGGCCGGGGCCTGCCGGCGCACCGGCACCTGACCCGGCGTCACGCGCTGCGGGTGGCACCCGCCCTGAAGAAGGACGCGCTCGTCGGCGCGCTCCAGTACTACGACGCCCAGATGGACGACGCCCGGTTCGTGACGACGCTGGTGCGCACCGCGGCGGCGTACGGCGCCCAGGTCGCCAACCGCGCGCGGGTCACCTCCTTCCTGCGCGAGGGCGAGCGCGTGGTCGGCGCGCGCGTGCAGGACGTCGAGGCGGGCGGGGAGTACGAGATCCGCGCCAAGCAGGTCGTGAACGCGACCGGTGTGTGGACCGACGACACCCAGTCGATGGTGGGCGAGCGCGGCCGGTTCCACGTCCGGGCCTCCAAGGGCATCCACCTGGTCGTGCCGAAGGACCGCATCCACTCCTCCACCGGTCTGATCCTGCGCACCGAGAAGTCCGTGCTGTTCGTCATCCCCTGGGGCCGGCACTGGATCATCGGCACCACGGACACCGACTGGGACCTGGACAAGGCCCACCCCGCCGCCTCCAGCGCGGACATCGACTACCTGCTGGAGCACATCAACTCGGTGCTCTCGGTGCCGCTCACGCGCGACGACGTCGAGGGCGTGTACGCCGGGCTGCGCCCGCTGCTGGCGGGGGAGTCGGACGCCACCAGCAAGCTGTCGCGCGAGCACACGGTCGCCCATCCGGTGCCCGGCCTGGTCGTCGTGGCGGGCGGCAAGTACACGACGTACCGGGTGATGGCCAAGGACGCCGTGGACGCCGCGGTGCACGGCCTCGACCTGCGCGTCGCCGACTGCGTCACCGAGATCACGCCGCTGCTCGGCGCCGAGGGATACCGGGCGCTGTGGAACGCGCGGGCGCGGGTCGCCGCGCGCACCGGCCTGCACGTCGTACGGGTGGAGCACCTGCTGAACCGGTACGGGGCGATGGCCGAGGAGGTGCTGGAGCTCGTCGCCGCCGACCCCTCCCTCGGCGAACCGCTGCACGCCGCCGACGACTACCTGCGCGCCGAGGTCGTCTACGCCGCCTCGCACGAGGGCGCCCGTCACCTCGACGACGTACTCACCCGGCGCACCCGCATCTCCATCGAGACCTTCGACCGGGGCACCCGCAGCGCCCGCGAGGCCGCCGAGCTGATGGCCCCGGTCCTGGGCTGGGACGAGGAACAGGTCGAACGGGAGGTCCAGCACTACGAGAAGCGGGTCGAGGCCGAGCGGGAGTCCCAGCGCCAGCCGGACGACCTGACGGCCGACGCGGCTCGCCTCGGGGCGCCGGACATCGTGCCCCGGTAG